The following coding sequences lie in one Halorarum halophilum genomic window:
- a CDS encoding DUF7405 family protein codes for MPSRRSLLGRLSAAVGVAAAGCAGLRPPPGLDLPANPHDVPRRQFAQRAHLREDADGNPLGTRFRRVLLLDLQREPSAEAGRTVERALRTLEDAYDWSPDGLFHLLAWGTNYLDDHGVLNRVPTDHPTVLSRVDTPELLRFDAALVLESDVPSHLTAAESALFGDRAELNGVAVDHRLLDTFARRERRTGFIGEGLPAAHADAEGVPADAIPEDAPMFTGFQSGREKTQASEDRVTIDDGPLEGGTTMHLSHLTLNLKRWYAFSEASRVKRMFDPETTPDDEAGFTDDVPFADRVEEHASEHGMVGHHEKVARVRRDGEPLLLRRDFNTVDGGHPGVHFLAFQRAGKDFRRTRKSMNGWYLRDDSPDITDSENNGILDVIRVRSRANFVVPPREKRAFPLTVT; via the coding sequence ATGCCGTCGAGACGGAGCCTGCTCGGGAGGCTGTCCGCAGCGGTGGGGGTAGCCGCCGCGGGCTGTGCGGGGCTCCGGCCGCCGCCGGGGCTTGACCTGCCGGCGAACCCCCACGACGTCCCGCGTCGCCAGTTCGCCCAGCGGGCGCACCTCCGGGAGGACGCGGACGGGAACCCCCTCGGGACGCGGTTCCGCCGGGTGCTCCTCCTCGACCTCCAGCGGGAGCCATCGGCCGAGGCCGGACGGACGGTCGAGCGGGCGCTCCGGACGCTGGAAGACGCGTACGACTGGTCGCCGGACGGGCTGTTCCACCTCCTCGCGTGGGGGACGAACTACCTCGACGACCACGGCGTGCTGAACCGCGTGCCAACCGACCACCCGACCGTCCTCTCCCGGGTCGACACGCCCGAACTCCTGCGGTTCGACGCAGCGCTGGTGCTCGAATCCGACGTGCCCTCCCACCTCACGGCGGCCGAGAGCGCGCTTTTCGGCGACCGCGCGGAGCTGAACGGCGTCGCCGTGGACCACCGGCTCTTGGACACCTTCGCCCGGCGCGAACGCCGGACGGGCTTCATCGGCGAAGGGCTCCCTGCTGCTCACGCCGACGCGGAGGGCGTCCCCGCCGACGCGATCCCCGAGGACGCGCCGATGTTCACCGGCTTCCAGTCCGGCCGCGAAAAGACGCAGGCGAGCGAGGACCGCGTGACCATCGACGACGGTCCGCTCGAAGGGGGGACGACGATGCACCTCAGCCACCTGACGCTGAACCTGAAGCGGTGGTACGCCTTCTCCGAGGCCAGCCGAGTGAAGCGGATGTTCGACCCGGAGACGACGCCCGACGACGAGGCCGGGTTCACGGACGACGTGCCGTTCGCGGACAGGGTCGAGGAACACGCGAGCGAACACGGCATGGTCGGTCACCACGAGAAGGTCGCCCGGGTGCGACGGGACGGCGAGCCGTTGCTCCTGCGTCGCGATTTCAACACCGTAGACGGCGGTCACCCGGGCGTCCACTTCCTCGCCTTCCAGCGGGCCGGGAAGGACTTCCGGCGGACGCGGAAGTCGATGAACGGCTGGTACCTGCGGGACGACTCGCCGGACATCACCGACAGCGAGAACAACGGCATCCTCGACGTGATCAGGGTCCGCTCGCGGGCGAACTTCGTCGTCCCGCCGCGGGAGAAACGCGCCTTCCCGCTCACCGTGACGTAG